The Pseudomonas sp. DG56-2 genome contains a region encoding:
- a CDS encoding RluA family pseudouridine synthase encodes MPLSNVQVLFEDAAILVINKPTLLLSVPGRADDNKDCLITRLQENGYPDALIVHRLDWETSGIILLARDADSHRELSRQFHDRETEKAYTALCWGQPELDSGSIDLPLRYDPPTKPRHVVDHEQGKHALTFWRIVERCGDHCRVELTPITGRSHQLRVHMLSIGHPLLGDRLYAYPEALAAHERLCLHASMLSFTHPVSGERLRFECPAPF; translated from the coding sequence ATGCCGCTGTCCAATGTTCAAGTCCTCTTCGAAGACGCTGCCATCCTGGTGATAAACAAGCCGACCTTGCTGTTGTCGGTGCCTGGGCGCGCCGACGACAACAAGGATTGCCTGATCACTCGCCTGCAGGAAAACGGCTATCCCGATGCCCTGATTGTCCATCGTCTGGATTGGGAAACCTCGGGCATCATCCTCCTGGCCCGCGACGCCGATAGCCATCGCGAGCTGTCCCGGCAGTTTCATGACCGTGAAACCGAGAAGGCCTACACCGCCCTGTGCTGGGGTCAGCCGGAGCTCGACAGCGGCAGTATCGATCTGCCGCTGCGCTACGATCCGCCGACCAAGCCACGGCATGTGGTCGACCACGAACAAGGCAAGCATGCCCTGACCTTCTGGCGCATTGTCGAACGCTGTGGCGATCATTGCCGCGTGGAACTGACGCCGATCACCGGGCGTTCGCATCAGTTGCGCGTACACATGCTTTCGATTGGCCACCCGCTGCTCGGTGACCGCCTGTACGCCTACCCCGAAGCCCTCGCTGCCCATGAGCGCCTGTGCCTGCACGCGAGCATGCTCAGCTTTACCCACCCGGTTTCCGGGGAGCGCCTGCGCTTCGAGTGCCCGGCCCCGTTCTAA
- the minE gene encoding cell division topological specificity factor MinE yields MNLFDFFRASKKVSTASVAKERLQIIVAHERGQRSTPDYLPALQKELVEVIRKYVNIGSDDVHVALENQGSCSILELNITLPDR; encoded by the coding sequence ATGAACCTTTTTGACTTCTTTCGTGCCAGCAAAAAAGTAAGCACCGCCTCGGTCGCGAAAGAGCGTCTACAGATCATCGTGGCGCACGAGCGCGGTCAGCGCAGTACTCCGGACTACTTGCCAGCCTTGCAGAAGGAACTGGTGGAGGTAATCCGCAAATACGTCAACATCGGCTCCGATGATGTGCATGTCGCTCTGGAAAATCAGGGCAGCTGCTCAATCCTGGAACTCAACATCACCCTGCCCGATCGTTGA